The stretch of DNA TATTTCTGTATCGCTAGTGGCTGTCATTATTGTTGCGGGGCTTATAGGTACTTTTGTGCCGTTATTTTTAAACAAACGTGGCATTGACCCAGCAATAGCAACTGGACCATTTATTACTACAAGTAATGATATTTTAGGAATCCTACTCTATTTTTGGATAGCAAAAATGATTTTAGGTATATAGTTTTAGGGTTTTACCGCAAGGGACGGGCTTTCTCTACTCGCTTTTCCTATGCCAAGAACTCAAACATATTGATCAATCCCTAACGTAAAACTTCGTAATTTTACAATATGCAAGCAATAAATATCAAAAACAAGTTTTCAAAATTTAATAAAAACTGGCATCCGCATCAAATTGCTGTGGTAGACAATATGCAAGTTATTTTAGCAAAAATAAAAGGTGAATTTGTATGGCATAGTCATGAGGATGAAGATGAGTTATTTCAAGTGGTGAAAGGCACTTTGTATATGCAATTTCGTGACAGAACAGAAATAGTTAACGAAGGCGAAATTATAGTCGTACCAAAAGGTGTTGAACATAATCCACAGACAAAAAATGGAGAAGAAGTACATGTATTACTTTTCGAAAAGCTATCTACAGCACATACGGGAAATGTAAAGCACGAAAAAACACAAACCCATTACCCGAAAATTTGACTTTTGTCATGCTGAACTTGTTTAGTTCATATCATTTTTAAATTTATATTTAGGTATTCATGAATCTTCGATTTCAGCATCTCATGGTTTTTTTGAATAATAAATCAATTAAACATTTACTTTTTATAAGCTATTAAATGAAAGTACTTCACTTAGATACCAATCACGAATTATTAATCAACCAACTTAATGATCTAGGCTTTACCAATCACGAAGATTACACATCATCAAAGGAAGCTATTGAAGCTAAAATTAAGGGTTATGATGGCATTGTGTTGCGAAGTCGTTTTACTATCGACAAACAATTTTTAGATGCTGCAACAAATCTTAAGTTTATAGGTCGTGTAGGAGCAGGATTAGAAAACATAGATTGCGACTATGCCGAAAAAAAAGGAATCACTTTAATCGCAGCACCTGAAGGAAATAGAAATGCTGTTGGAGAACATGCATTAGGCATGCTCTTATCATTATTTAATAAACTCAATAAAGCGGACTTAGAAGTTAGGCAAGGCAAATGGTTACGTGAAGATAACCGAGGGGTAGAACTCGATGGAAGAACCGTTGGAATTATTGGATATGGAAACATGGGAAAAGCTTTTTCCAAAAAGCTGTGTGGTTTTGATGTTGAGGTGCTTTGTTACGATATTAAAGAGCATGTAGGAGACATTAATGCAAAACAAGTGTCATTAACAGAGTTTCAAGAAAAAGTAGACATAGTAAGCTTACACACGCCGCAAACCCCTTTAACTTTAAATATGATTGATGAAACATTTATCAATCAATTTAAAAAACCATTTTGGTTTATAAATACGGCACGAGGTAAAAGTGTGGTGACAAAAGATCTGGTTTCATCTCTAAAATCCAAGAAAGTATTAGGCGCTGGGCTCGATGTTTTGGAATACGAAAAGGCATCGTTCGAAAACTTATTTAAAAAGGATGCCACATCTGGCGCTATAGAGATGCCGGAAGCTTTTCAATATTTAATTGATTCACAAAATGTTATTTTATCACCTCACGTTGCAGGCTGGACTATTGAAAGCAAAGAGAAATTGGCCCAAACCATAGTAGATAAAATAAAAGTAAAATTTTGCTAAATTTAACGAGTTAGATTTAAAAAATACTCATAATTAAGTTACTTGTATCAATGGATAACTTATACGTCACCTTGAGCGCAGTCGAAAGGTCTTTAAAATCTATAAGCTTAAATAGATTTCGACTTTAGTTTATACTGAGTGGAGTCGAAGTATGCAACCTGACACCCAACCTAAATTAATAACTATCAAAAAATCATTGCTCTAGTATTAGTTTAACTTACTAAATTTAGCATATGAAAAAAACTATTTTAGTTTTTACACTTTTAATTGTTGCACTCTATACCCTTTTTAGAATTAGCAAATACTCGTTGCTTGTTGGAGGAACCTCTATGGAGTTTATTATTACTGCTATTGCCATCGTGTTTTTTATTGTTGGTATTTATATTAATAAAAAGAGTCTTCATAAACCACGCAACATTTCCAAGGAAATCGATCGCCAAAAAATTAAAGGACTAGAGATCACTTCTCGTGAATATGAAGTACTTCAAGCTATTTCAGAA from Flavivirga spongiicola encodes:
- a CDS encoding 2-hydroxyacid dehydrogenase, with protein sequence MKVLHLDTNHELLINQLNDLGFTNHEDYTSSKEAIEAKIKGYDGIVLRSRFTIDKQFLDAATNLKFIGRVGAGLENIDCDYAEKKGITLIAAPEGNRNAVGEHALGMLLSLFNKLNKADLEVRQGKWLREDNRGVELDGRTVGIIGYGNMGKAFSKKLCGFDVEVLCYDIKEHVGDINAKQVSLTEFQEKVDIVSLHTPQTPLTLNMIDETFINQFKKPFWFINTARGKSVVTKDLVSSLKSKKVLGAGLDVLEYEKASFENLFKKDATSGAIEMPEAFQYLIDSQNVILSPHVAGWTIESKEKLAQTIVDKIKVKFC
- a CDS encoding response regulator transcription factor — translated: MKKTILVFTLLIVALYTLFRISKYSLLVGGTSMEFIITAIAIVFFIVGIYINKKSLHKPRNISKEIDRQKIKGLEITSREYEVLQAISEGLSNKEIAEKLFLSESTIKTHVSNLLVKLNAKRRTQAVQIAKDHNIL
- a CDS encoding cupin domain-containing protein, encoding MQAINIKNKFSKFNKNWHPHQIAVVDNMQVILAKIKGEFVWHSHEDEDELFQVVKGTLYMQFRDRTEIVNEGEIIVVPKGVEHNPQTKNGEEVHVLLFEKLSTAHTGNVKHEKTQTHYPKI